The Cryptococcus gattii WM276 chromosome B, complete sequence genome has a segment encoding these proteins:
- a CDS encoding Hypothetical protein (Similar to TIGR gene model, INSD accession AAW41848.1; CNB02260) yields the protein MAEGIELKPLGASAPPLPPRHPDTAPGSLGKAYRSAEEKAKAMIHLQQDAGLDAISVWALVLSSWFAILAIPLLLFPRILIFFSQTPPPIVPFSSSSAANAAAAARENHYDTLTPLEYTLCLSLSLGLIAMSLVSLFILVPTYTPPSANPSRTPLLGILVGLTTVSGAVLWNAGGLGGLGVFVGGGNVFVAIWGWWVIVFGGGRGKITKKQHKHNTPERLRKL from the exons ATGGCAGAAGGCATCGAGCTTAAACCGTTAGGGGCATCAGCCCCACCCCTGCCCCCGCGACACCCCGATACCGCTCCTGGCTCACTCGGCAAAGCTTACAGGTCCGCAGAGGAAAAGGCAAAGGCAATGATACACCTCCAGCAGGACGCCGGGTTAGACGCCATCTCTGTATGGGCGCTCGTTCTTTCGTCGTG GTTCGCCATACTCGCTATACCACTCCTCTTATTCCCCCgcatcctcatcttcttttcccaGACGCCTCCGCCCATCGTTCCCTTTTCGTCGTCTTCTGCTGCCAATGCTGCAGCTGCAGCTCGCGAGAACCATTATGACACCCTTACCCCTCTCGAGTACACTCTCTGTCTATCCTTGTCTCTTGGCCTCATAGCCATGTCCCTTGTATCTCTCTTCATCTTAGTGCCGACATACACCCCACCTTCAGCTAATCCATCTCGCACACCTCTTTTGGGTATCTTGGTGGGGTTGACTACAGTCTCTGGGGCAGTGCTTTGGAATGCAGGCGGACTAGGTGGATTGGGTGTTTTTgttggaggaggaaatgTCTTTGTGGCCATTTGGGGGTGGTGGGTTATCGTATTTGGAGGTGGGAGGGGCAAAATAACAAAAAAGCAACATAAACATAATACGCCAGAAAGGCTGAGAAAGCTGTAA
- a CDS encoding Hypothetical protein (Similar to TIGR gene model, INSD accession AAW41847.1; CNB02250): MPLFFQRSRRASEAPPPLHPPNSHKRLSVDAASNADHNSPFTAMNGTKLKTLLGAGPAAGNVSGTEKKGSMKKKLTTPMFFRRNSSSSSEHPRQSSTLSSPDQGFHGSPGSAARSTRPGNELIMADYQDPAHTMSRKPANAGLLASTTVFPENFALPHTISPEASSPLSQASISPNARIRPLSQTWQPSYPLVLPDAGYADVAPNEQIPLTTGPAVVNAAGDENARRRSTDVQVLENCPTMKPQIVIVSPEQQLPTPPLSTRVSSELGLRNEVEASQRRPSLALNTSDEVLTSKAKQPTFPKQESIKTSVTAADNQMSSGNLVHPPETRDQDIPSIATSPIARQTASSIPSAAATPATPSSPISPTSSPLHMTRPSLSVRKTTVIYSPPMPQPIKNLPTLTNLASLAGDTSSTTPTATPGWGELAREGGPKTPGGGIMRTPMSMTNGARTPGLGSFTLSLPPAKAKRTPMTEQELRKARRAMPVMLRQPSSVPSNEDEEDGDAGDDDDEDESEDGAGSDGDSGNDSEAETARNPRTVSSSPSSCAGRSARRTRAGSSSQVGEMAKSAVTEEGANGKSVWSLSTPCEKHQSTWSQFSNEGTPVQDLQPVVVDTGNAQPTAGAAAAIARATLERGQSSYPSTLTTTSRGSSGYFDSQPSSSGPSTMPSPQPRLDKGKGKDLAVDSSLAAPVAASRVENEEERSVLEEESENEEDSRREEHGASSEDTVEVSTEAGTPSIEANDVVAPAPQPRPQQIPQRPSLYTQTSISMINLPPKTQGSEDTEDGMLVKPKLETVKSGEQLPFRITLPPQQAPSVPNVILSPAEWARPPPTPAAGLNGFNFLVAGKDKQKELKRRRSADDLVAPPPKYEPPFPGTFVPKPRDEEGREKLPNYWCSVHIEGMLQRKMEFTGEKDLGTGPDGKKRIEKIQARDRSWKRYYFILHGTALLVYKFDPHRFPLKSDAPVPTIDDDDADEFLHVHPAPERRRRTSSSATIGPSNKRSTVSVDPGRRGPADAINSTVRRGSGDSASPIGIPLPGRRTSESNTVGSGNYRRSSLSIVHNAENGNDVKDAALFNSQRRGSASGTSTVFPSSSYGSTNTPLSSHFQHNALVKQYSLNKTESGLAADYHKRKNVVRVRADGEQFLLQTDSARDMVDWVEAFQAATNVAKDLDERPMPKIITLPRRRRRRNQTQQAAAAAASNPVTAVVSGTINSGEATMVQQALAAADQAERERERMLQEDQEAVVT; encoded by the exons ATgcctctcttcttccaacGCTCTCGTCGGGCTTCCGAGGCCCCTCCTCCGCTCCATCCTCCAAATTCCCACAAGCGGCTCTCCGTAGATGCAGCGTCCAATGCAGATCACAATTCGCCGTTTACAGCCATGAACGGCACAAAACTCAAAACTCTACTGGGAGCTGGCCCTGCGGCTGGTAATGTGTCTGGCAcagagaagaaaggaagtATGAAAAAGAAGTTGACTACTCCAATGTTTTTTCGCCGCAATTCTagctcttcttctgagCATCCTAGACAATCTTCAACCTTGTCTTCACCTGATCAGGGGTTTCATGGGTCACCCGGATCTGCCGCACGTTCTACCAGACCTGGAAACGAACTTATCATGGCCGATTATCAGGATCCCGCGCATACAATGTCCAGAAAGCCAGCCAACGCTGGGCTTTTAGCATCAACCACTGTTTTCCCTGAGAACTTTGCTCTACCGCACACGATTTCACCTGAAGCATCTTCTCCTTTGTCACAAGCGTCAATTAGTCCCAATGCGCGAATCCGCCCGTTATCCCAGACTTGGCAGCCGTCGTACCCTCTGGTGCTTCCGGATGCGGGATATGCGGACGTTGCTCCCAATGAACAAATACCATTGACTACTGGTCCTGCTGTCGTTAACGCGGCAGGTGACGAAAATGCAAGACGTCGATCAACAGACGTGCAAGTATTGGAGAATTGTCCAACTATGAAGCCGCAAATAGTGATTGTCTCCCCTGAACAGCAACTTCCCACACCACCGTTGAGCACTAGAGTATCGTCTGAACTTGGATTACGAAATGAGGTGGAAGCAAGCCAGAGACGGCCGTCCTTGGCCCTCAATACTTCTGACGAAGTTTTGACGTCAAAAGCTAAGCAGCCCACGTTCCCTAAGCAGGAGAGTATCAAGACGTCTGTGACTGCCGCCGACAACCAGATGTCATCTGGAAACCTTGTTCACCCACCAGAGACTCGCGATCAAGACATTCCCTCGATCGCAACATCTCCAATCGCTCGTCAGACTGCCTCTTCAATTCCCTCTGCAGCCGCCACCCCCGCGACGCCTTCCTCACCCATCTCACCTACATCTTCGCCTCTCCATATGACTCGCCCAAGTCTGTCTGTGCGCAAAACTACTGTCATTTACTCTCCTCCTATGCCTCAGCCCATCAAGAATTTGCCCACTTTAACTAATCTTGCGAGTTTAGCGGGTGATACATCCAGTACGACTCCTACAGCAACACCGGGATGGGGAGAGCTGGCAAGGGAAGGAGGACCTAAAACACCAGGAGGTGGAATCATGAGGACACCGATGTCAATGACGAACGGAGCAAGAACGCCAGGTTTAGGCTCATTTACACTAAGTTTACCCCCAGCAAAGGCGAAAAGGACACCAATGACCGAGCAAGAGTTGAGAAAGGCCAGAAGGGCGATG CCTGTAATGCTTCGCCAACCATCATCAGTGCCTTCAaatgaggatgaagaagatggagatgccggagacgatgatgatgaggatgaatCTGAGGACGGTGCAGGTTCCGATGGTGATTCTGGTAACGATAGTGAGGCAGAAACCGCAAGGAATCCCCGGACGGTAAGCTCTAGTCCCTCGAGTTGTGCTGGGAGATCGGCGAGAAGAACTAGAGCAGGTTCTTCAAGCCAAGTTGGAGAAATGGCAAAGAGTGCAGTAACGGAAGAAGGTG CCAATGGCAAATCAGTATGGTCACTCAGTACACCTTGCGAGAAACACCAGTCTACTTGGTCACAGTTCAGCAATGAAGGTACTCCCGTACAAGATCTGCAACCGGTTGTCGTTGATACCGGCAATGCCCAACCTACAGCTGGAGCCGCAGCGGCCATTGCCAGAGCCACTCTGGAGAGAGGCCAATCGTCTTACCCCAGCACGCTTACCACGACATCGAGAGGCTCCTCTGGATATTTCGATAGCCAgccatcttcttctgggCCCAGTACTATGCCGTCGCCGCAACCTCGACTGGATAAAGGAAAGGGCAAGGATCTGGCTGTGGACTCTAGCTTGGCGGCACCAGTGGCAGCGTCAAGAGTGGAAAacgaagaggaaaggagTGTTTTAGAGGAGGAAAGcgagaatgaagaagattcgaggagagaagagcaTGGAGCTAGCAGTGAGGATACCGTTGAGGTTTCTACCGAAGCTGGAACGCCGTCAATAGAAGCAAATGACGTTGTCGCACCTGCCCCTCAGCCGCGTCCCCAGCAAATTCCCCAACGCCCCTCTCTGTACACTCAAACTTCCATTTCAATGATAAATCTTCCTCCCAAAACTCAAGGCAGTGAAGACACTGAAGATGGAATGCTCGTTAAACCAAAATTGGAAACAGTTAAATCCGGCGAGCAGCTGCCCTTCCGCATCACCTTGCCACCTCAACAAGCGCCTTCTGTGCCAAATGTTATTCTGAGTCCTGCAGAATGGGCTAGACCGCCTCCCACTCCTGCTGCTGGATTGAATGGCTTCAACTTTTTGGTTGCTGGAAAGGATAAGCAGAAAGAgttgaagagaagaaggtcgGCAGATGATTTGGTGGCGCCACCACCAAAATATGAGCCGCCGTTCCCGGGGACATTCGTCCCCAAACCAAGGGACGAGGAGGGGAGAGAAAAGCTGCCAAATTACTGGTGCTCG GTCCATATCGAAGGCATGCTGCAACGGAAAATGGAGTTCACCGGAGAAAAGGACCTGGGAACCGGACCTgatggcaagaagaggattgAAAAAATCCAAGCTCGAGACCGTAGTTGGAAACGATATTATTTCATTCTGCACGGTACTGCGCTCCTAGTGTACAAATTTGATCCTCACAGGTTCCCTTTGAAGAGCGATGCGCCTGTCCCTACTAtcgacgatgatgatgcgGACGAGTTCCTGCATGTACATCCGGCACCtgagagaaggagaaggacaTCGTCGAGCGCTACAATCGGTCCAAGTAACAAGAGGAGCACAGTCTCAGTCGACCCAGGTCGAAGGGGTCCAGCGGATGCCATCAACTCTACTGTGCGGCGTGGATCTGGTGACTCTGCCTCGCCAATCGGTATTCCCTTACCGGGGCGCCGGACATCCGAATCTAATACCGTTGGTTCAGGCAATTATCGACGAAGTTCCTTGTCGATAGTGCATAATGCCGAAAATGGGAATGATGTCAAGGACGCCGCCCTTTTCAACAGTCAGCGACGTGGTTCGGCCTCTGGGACAAGTACTGTCTTTCCGTCGAGTAGCTACGGGTCGACCAACACCCCCTTATCTAGTCACTTTCAGCATAATGCTTTGGTAAAACAGTACTCGTTGAACAAGACAGAGAGTGGTTTGGCTGCCGACTATCacaagaggaagaacgTGGTTCGTGTCAGAGCAGATGGTGAACAGTTCCTGTTACAGACAGACAGTGCAAGGGATATGGTTGACTGGGTTGAG GCTTTCCAAGCTGCTACAAACGTTGCCAAGGATCTTGATGAACGACCTATGCCAAAGATAATAACTCTTCCTCGTCGACGACGAAGACGTAACCAAACTCAGCaggctgctgctgccgccgcTTCCAATCCGGTCACTGCTGTTGTGTCGGGTACGATCAACTCGGGAGAGGCGACAATGGTGCAGCAAGCCCTTGCCGCGGCGGACCAAGCggaaagagagagggaaaggatgTTGCAGGAAGATCAGGAAGCGGTTGTAACGTAA